GTAACGGGTCcttttttggggttggggtgCCTGAAGGAGCAGCCCCAGTGTGCTGGGGTGTTTGCGGGTGTTTGGGGAGGTTTGTGGTACGTGCAGGACCAGCCCCAGCGCGTTGTGGTGTCTCGGGGTGCAGAgcacctttttcccctcaggtttcccgccctttttcccctcaggtttcccgccctttttcccctcacgtttcccacccttttcccctcacgtttcccgccctttttcccctcacgtttcccgccctttttcccctcacgtttcccgccctttttcctctcacatttcccgcccttttcccctcacgtttcccgcccttttttcccctcacgtttcccgccctttttcccctcacatttccaACTCCAGTCTCTCCATTTTCCCCAatgtttttcccctcacattccCACTCTTTCTCAACCATATTTCCCCTGTTTTTCTTGTCTagtttcccgccctttttcccTCCCGTTTTCGCCTCTTTCCCACCCCACTGGGACATGGAGGACACGGCACCATGGCCCCGAACGCTGCCCCACagtccccccggccccgccccgggcaGGAGGTCACGGAAGCTGTTCCCGTCGTGTTGCCGATGCAGTGGAAGCCGACGGTTCGTGCCGGCACGTTCACCCCCATGGCGAAGGTCTCGGTGGCGAACAGCACCTGGGGCAGGtatggggcaggtttggggcagTCTGGGTGCggtttggggctggtttttGGGGCAGCTTTTGGGTCAGTTTAGAGCAGTTTtgggtgaggtttggggcaggcttttggggcaggtttaggtgaggtttggggaCGGTTTTGGGGGGCAGGTTTAGGTAAGGTTTGGGGCTgttttttggggcaggtttggggccAGTTTAGAGCAGTTTTGGGTGAGGTTTCAGGCAGTTTTTGGGGCAGGTTcaggtgaggtttggggcacGTTTTTGGGGCAGGTGTAGGTaaggtttggggcaggtttttggggcaggtttaggtgagctttggggcaggtttttggggcaggtttgggtgagctttggggcaggtttttggGACAGGtttaggggaggtttggggcaggtttaggtgaggtttggggcaggtttaggtgaggtttggggccgGTTTTTGGGGTAGGTTtgggtgaggtttggggccggtttttggggcaggtttgggtgagctttggggcaggtttttggGACAGGtttaggggaggtttggggcaggtttaggtgaggtttggggcaggtttaggtgaggtttggggccggtttttggggcaggtttgggtgaggtttggggccggtttttggggcaggtttgggtgagctttggggcaggtttttggGACAGGtttaggggaggtttggggcaggtttaggggaggtttggggcaggtttttggggcaggtttaggtgaggtttggggcaggtttttggggcaggtttaggtgaggtttggggccggtttttggggcaggtttgggtgagctttggggcaggtttttggGACAGGtttaggggaggtttggggcaggtttaggtgaggtttggggccgGTTTTTGGAGTAGGTTtgggtgaggtttggggccggtttttggggcaggtttgggtgagctttggggcaggtttttggGACAGGtttaggggaggtttggggcaggtttaggtgaggtttggggcaggtttaggtgaggtttggggccggtttttggggcaggtttgggtgaggtttggggccggtttttggggcaggtttgggtgagctttggggcaggtttttggGACAGGtttaggggaggtttggggcaggtttaggggaggtttggggcaggtttttggggcaggtttaggtgaggtttggggcaggtttttgggcaggtttaggtgaggtttggggccggtttttggggcaggtttgggtcTCACCCCTGCATGCTGAAGGCCCCGCCCGGgcccagcagctggaacagCCGGTGCCGCGTGCGGGCGCTGTTCCCGGAGAACAGGAAATGCTCCAGCGGCACCGGGCGCTGCGGGGTGCTCAGCACCCGCACTCAGCGCCGCTTCGTGCGCCTGGAAGGCAGCAAAATCCCGTGGGATTGGGAAAACACGGGATGGGAGCAGTGAAAGGGATCCCCCCATCCCCCGTGTCCGCAGTGCCACCGTCaccccccagcccagagcccccccagccACCTCAGGGCCACGCGGGgagccccagcacccccagatgCCCACGGCCCCTCAGGGGTGCCCAGCGcccccagagctgggtggggggaaggtggtggagagatttctttgccttctccttgtgctgctgggatttggttgggaGTAAATTCCCTCCgtgtgcccaggctgggtctGGTGTGCCCGTGCCAGTTGAAAGGGTTCAACTCATTGTACCTGTGCGAGTATAAGATACAGGGTAAAAGTTAGCAAATATTGGCCACAAGATTAAGGCATAGAATGTAACTTGGCAAGAAACGGGGAACAAACGTCACAGAAATGATGAACAAAGCTTGCTGAGAGCAGTCGAGAAACTGCTGAAGCAGCCAAGGAGAGCCTGTGCATGCCTAGGGGAGAAAGGTGCAAAGAGAAAGTGCAAAGGGAGGAAGATTGTGGCAGCTGGCGGGTGATGGGGGTCGGAGGAATTTTTATTACCTGTTCTGGTTCTTATCTGTTCCCAATAAAGCTTCCCAGTTCGGCCCGGTGCCGTTTCTTGGGGGGCGATggggaaggacttgggggtgggGGCAGAAGCCGGGgatggatcgggaatggggacccccgtgtgttccccccgtgtcaccccgcTCTGGGGGGGCCTTGGGAGGCAGCTGAACCCCACCCCGGCACCCAGCGAAGCCCAAAAGGCGCCGGGACCCCCCTGAGAAGAAGGAGCGGGAGGGAGAAGGGCcggagagaagaggagaagcagGCGGAAttaggaagaggaggagcaggaagaggaaaagcagcaggggaaGCGCGGGGTCGGCGGCCGCTGTGTCCGCCGCGGCGCCGGGAGCATCCCGCAggtgagcggggagggggagctcggCCCAAATCCCTCGGGGGTTGCCCCAAAGCTTGGGGTCGCCGTCGTTTTCAGGCTCGGGCAGGAAGGGGCGGGTGAGCAGCAGGGCCTCGGGGTAGGGCACGTCCGGGGCGGCTCTGGGGGTGCGCCCCCGCTCTCGGGGGGCttctggctcagcagcagcagcagcgtcgTGAGGGTGCGGCCGGAGCCCTCGGAGGTGAGCTGGGCGCGCCCCCGGGTCGGGGGTTTAGGGGAGGGTGTTTGGGGGAGGCTTGGGAGGTTGTGGGGGTGTTTCTGTGGGGattgaggggtttttggggggtgaTTTTTAGGTGTAACTGGGTTCCTTTTGGTGGTGACTTAAAGGGGGTGTGGGGGTTAGTGGCGATTTTAGTGGTTGGAGGAGGGGTTATGGGGCTTTTAGCGAGGTTTTTGGTGTCTGACAATGTGGCAGCGCCCGTAGATTGGAATTGATCCCTTTCTGGGAGGTGTTTTTTTGTTAGGTCACTATTTGGCAGGCCTGTTTGCCTTGTTTGGGTCCATTTCTGGCATCCCTTTTGGGGTTCTTATTTGGCATCCGCATTGCCTTTAATAGCTCTCTTTCTGGCAGCCCCTTTTAATCCCTATTTGGCAGTCACCATTGACTTGAACGCATCCCTTTCTGGCAAGCCCCTGAAGTCAGTGTTCTGCAGCCTCATTGACTTTAAGGGATCCCTTTCTGGCTTTGTCTCCTTATTTGGCACCCCACTGATTGTAACGGGTCcttttttggggttggggtgCCTGAAGGAGCAGCCCCAGTGTGCTGGGGTGTTTGCGGGTGTTTGGGGAGGTTTGTGGTACGTGCAGGACCAGCCCCAGCGCGTTGTGGTGTCTCGGGGTGCAGAgcacctttttcccctcaggtttcccgccctttttcccctcaggtttcccgccctttttcccctcacgtttcccacccttttcccctcacgtttcccgccctttttcccctcacgtttcccgccctttttcccctcacgtttcccgccctttttcctctcacatttcccgcccttttcccctcacgtttcccgcccttttttcccctcacgtttcccgccctttttcccctcacatttccaACTCCAGTCTCTCCATTTTCCCCAatgtttttcccctcacattccCACTCTTTCTCAACCATATTTCCCCTGTTTTTCTTGTCTagtttcccgccctttttcccTCCCGTTTTCGCCTCTTTCCCACCCCACTGGCACATGGAGGACACGGCACCATGGCCCCGAACGCTGCCCCACagtccccccggccccgccccgggcaGGAGGTCACGGAAGCTGTTCCCGTCGTGTTGCCGATGCAGTGGAAGCCGACGGTTCGTGCCGGCACGTTCACCCCCATGGCGAAGGTCTCGGTGGCGAACAGCACCTGGGGCAGGtatggggcaggtttggggcagTCTGGGTGCggtttggggctggtttttGGGGCAGCTTTTGGGTCAGTTTAGAGCAGTTTtgggtgaggtttggggcaggcttttggggcaggtttaggtgaggtttggggaCGGTTTTGGGGGGCAGGTTTAGGTaaggtttggggcaggtttttaGGGCTgttttttggggcaggtttggggccAGTTTAGAGCAGTTTTGGGTGAGGTTTCGGGCAGTTTTTGGGGCAGGTTcaggtgaggtttggggcaggttcAGGTGTGGTTTGGGGCACGTTTTTGGGGCAGGTGTAGGTaaggtttggggcaggtttttggggcaggtttgggtgaggtttggggccggtttttggggcaggtttgggtgagctttggggcaggtttttggGACAGGTTTAGGGGAGGTTTGGAGCAGgtttaggtgaggtttggggcaggtttaggtgaggtttggggccgGTTTTTGGGGTAGGTTtgggtgaggtttggggccggtttttggggcaggtttgggtgagctttgggctggtttttggggcaggtttaggggaggtttggggcaggtttaggggaggtttggggtcgGTTTTTTGGGCAGGTGTAGGTAAGGTTTGGGGCcggtttttggggcaggtttgggtgaggtttggggccggtttttggggcaggtttaggtgaggtttggggccgGTTTTAGGGGCACGTTTGGGTGAGctttggggcaggtttttggGACAGGtttaggggaggtttggggcaggtttaggtgaggtttggggcaggtttttgggcaggtttaggtgaggtttggggccggtttttggggcaggtttgggtcTCACCCCTGCGTGCTGAAGGCCCCGCCCGGgcccagcagctggaacagCCGGTGCCGCGTGCGGGCGCTGTTCCCGGAGAACAGGAAATGCTCCAGCGGCACCGGGCGCTGCGGGGTGCTCAGCACCCGCACTCAGCGCCGCTTCGTGCGCCTGGAAGGCAGCAAAATGCCGTGGGATTGGGAAAACACGGGATGGGAGCAGTGAAAGGGATCCCCCCATCCCCCGTGTCCGCAGTGCCACCGTCAcccccccagcccagagcccccccagccACCTCAGGGCCACGCGGGgagccccagcacccccagatgCCCACGGCCCCTCAGGGGTGCCCAGCGcccccagagctgggtggggggaaggtggtggagagatttctttgccttctccttgtgctgctgggatttggttgggaataaattccctccGTGTGCTGCACCTGAGCCCCTGGAGATGTGGGGCCGGGCAGCTCCAGGAGGTGAAAGTgctggaaaaggggattttgggcactgccagcactgagaATCCCAGGAGCCAGGGTAGTTGGGGAACAGACAGAGCCCAAAAACTCTGTGTACAGGGGGATTGGGCACTCCCCGCGCCTGAAAATCCTTGGAACAGGGGGGTTGAGGAAAACCCAGAGCCCTAAAATGATGGGAAAAGAGGAGTTGGGGTTCTCCCAATCTCAAAAATCGCAGAGAAGTGGGGAAAACCCTGAAAAAAGAGGAAGTTGGGACAACGCCCTTCACccaaaaaatgccccaaaagaGGTTTGGACCCTCTTTATCCTCCCGATCCTTCCATTCCCAAGGGTCCggggcaccccaaatcccaaccccGCGgctccaggaccccccaaagGCCTCCTCGGACCCCCCAAAGGCCGGGCAGGctcagggccagcagcagcagcagcagccaggggacGCTCCGCGCTCCGTCCATGGCGCCTCGGGATGCCGGGAGCCCGGGAAGGGTCGGTGCTGCTCCCAGTAAAGCGGCGGCGAAGtgggggggactgggagtgGGGGCGCAGCACCCCGAAAAGCGCTCAGCCAATGGGAGCGCGGCGTTGTTGTGTCGTCATCGGTTGCCGGGCAGAGCCTTGGGAAAAAGAGTCCCCTAAAAAAATTGCAGCCAATCAGAGCGCGCGTGGGCGGTGACTCATCGGTTGCCAGGTAGAGCCTCTGGAAAACGGGCCCCAATCGGGCTCGGCCAATCAGAGCGCGTCCAAAACACCTCCAGCCAATCACTGTGTTCCCAAAACCACACCCGACCAATCAGAGCGTATCCCAAAACCACGCCCGGTTAATCAGGGTGTATCCCAAAACCACGCCCGACCAATCAGAGGTGGCGTCTGTGATGACCCCGCACTGGTCCGGACTGGAGCTCCCAGTGCAGCgcggctgctttggggctggcgGCACCTGCCCGGCGCTGGCCATGGGGCGAGTGGCGGCAGCTGGGGCcgtactggtggcactggtggtgctgggagcccccccGGCTGCGGGCGAGAAGCTCTCGAgtgagcggggctggggcaggacgcggtgggaaagggggaaaagagggaacaaaaGGGGTTTGGGAGCCCTAAatggagggggagggggagggggaggggaccCCCGAAAGGAAGAGCGGGAGGGGCTGAGGATTGGGGGAAGGTGAGgaaggggtgggagaggggggaaagtggggaaaaggggagggtGGGACCCCGAAGCGGAgcgggaggggggaggggattGGGGGATTAGCGGGCAaagggtgggaaatggggcaAAGGGGGAACGGGAGCCGCAGAGTGATCTGGGGAGCGGGcggaggtgggaggggaggggccGGGAAAGGGGAAATGGGGAGGAGGGCGGGAAGGAGGCAGCGGTGCCGCGGGCAGGAGGGGCCCACGGCGGCcgtggggcacagggggtgcGGGGCGGGGATCCGGGGGGGCCCCCGGAGCtcggggggtgctgggggggcaCCCCTGACCCGTGTCCCGCACACACAGCGGTGCTCCAGGAGATGTTTAAGGCCGAGTGTCACTTCATTAACGGCACAGAGAAGGTGAGGTACATGCAAAGGCTGTTCTACAACCGGCAGCAGGACGTGATGTACGACAGCGATGTGGGGCACTACGTGGGGTTCACCCCGTACGGGGAGAAGGTTGCCAGGGCCTGGAACAGCAACCCGGaatggatggaggagagacgGACTGCAGTGGACTGGTACTGCCGGCACAACTACGAGGTGTCCACCCCGTTCAGCGTGGAGCGCAGAGGTGAGCGTGGGGCAGAGCGTGGGGCAGAGCGAGTCCCCTCGGGCCCGGCCCCGGGAATGACCCTGGAGCCCCTCAAAACCTCCCCGGGAATCACCGCAGAGCCCTGAGCCCTCCTTGGGCCCATCCCCGGGGCCTCTTGTAcatcccagttcctcccagtccatcccagtacCATCTCAGTCCTTCCCAGTTCCATCCTAGCCCCCCCCAGTACCATCCCAGTCCCTGCCGGTGACATCCCAGTCCTTCCTACTGTCAACACAGTCCCTCCCAGGAACatctcagtccctcccagttcctcccagtccATCTCAGTATCAACACAGTTCCTCTCAGTAACatcccagtccttcccagtgTCAATGCAGTCCCTCCCAGTAACATCCCAGCGCCATCCCAATCCCTCCCGGTagcatcccagtccctcccagttccatcctagccccttccagtgccatcccagtccctcccagtgccatcccagtccctcccagtgccttcctagcccctcccagtccctctcaATGCCACACCAGCCCTTCCCCGtctcccccagtgccccccagctgatcccagtgcatccccgctctctcccagtgccccccagcgTGTCCATCTCGCTGGTGCCCTcgagctcccagcccagccccggccgcCTGCTCTGCTCCGTGATGGATTTCTACCCTGCCGAGATCCAGGTGAGGTGGTTCCAGGGCCAGCAGGAGCTCTCGGGCCACGTGGTGGCCACCGACATCGTCCCCAACGGGGACTGGACCtaccagctgctggtgctgctggaaattCCCCCCCAGCGCGGGCTCAGCTACACCTGCCAGGTGGAGCAcgtcagcctggagcagcccctgagCCTGCACTGGGGTACGGCCCGGCCCCACAGcgccggggggagcgggggaggcactgggagagctgggagggggattgggctgtgctgggagtaACTGGGAGGGAGCGTGAGAGAGCCTGGTTTAAACTGGGAGAGGGGCTCGGGGGtctggaggggctgggaaggggtttGAAGGATGTTGgggagggtgggatggggttttgggggtgctggtgggcgCTGGGAGGGagtttgggggtgctgggagtAAGCGGGAGGGATTGGAGTgagcctggaggggctggaaggaGATCGGGGCTGGGAAAGCAAGGCTTGGGATGAGGTTGGTtgtgctgggaagagcctggGAGGGCTCTTGGGGAGTCgtggtggggctgggaagggactgggagaggTCTGGGGGTCGTGGGGCGGCGGGGGGCAAGTGGGAGGGGGCTGTGGGATGCTGAGAGGGACGGGAGGGGCTttggtgggtgctggggaggctgggaaggggttgggaggaggtttcagggggtgctgggtgggctgggggcgagtg
This Corvus hawaiiensis isolate bCorHaw1 unplaced genomic scaffold, bCorHaw1.pri.cur scaffold_263_ctg1, whole genome shotgun sequence DNA region includes the following protein-coding sequences:
- the LOC125320886 gene encoding class II histocompatibility antigen, B-L beta chain-like isoform X2; protein product: MAPNAAPQSPRPRPGQEVTEAVPVVLPMQWKPTVRAGTFTPMAKVSVANSTWGSFPPFFPPVFASFPPHWHMEDTAPWPRTLPHSPPGPAPGRRSRKLFPSCCRCSGSRRFVPARSPPWRRSRWRTAPGAAVLQEMFKAECHFINGTEKVRYMQRLFYNRQQDVMYDSDVGHYVGFTPYGEKVARAWNSNPEWMEERRTAVDWYCRHNYEVSTPFSVERRVPPSVSISLVPSSSQPSPGRLLCSVMDFYPAEIQVRWFQGQQELSGHVVATDIVPNGDWTYQLLVLLEIPPQRGLSYTCQVEHVSLEQPLSLHWEMPPDAARSKMLTGIGGFVLGFVFLALGLGFYLRKKSS
- the LOC125320886 gene encoding uncharacterized protein LOC125320886 isoform X1; translated protein: MAPNAAPQSPRPRPGQEVTEAVPVVLPMQWKPTVRAGTFTPMAKVSVANSTWGSFPPFFPPVFASFPPHWDMEDTAPWPRTLPHSPPGPAPGRRSRKLFPSCCRCSGSRRFVPARSPPWRRSRWRTAPGAVSRPFSLPFSPLSHPTGTWRTRHHGPERCPTVPPAPPRAGGHGSCSRRVADAVEADGSCRHVHPHGEGLGGEQHLGQVEPLENGPQSGSANQSASKTPPANHCVPKTTPDQSEVASVMTPHWSGLELPVQRGCFGAGGTCPALAMGRVAAAGAVLVALVVLGAPPAAGEKLSTVLQEMFKAECHFINGTEKVRYMQRLFYNRQQDVMYDSDVGHYVGFTPYGEKVARAWNSNPEWMEERRTAVDWYCRHNYEVSTPFSVERRVPPSVSISLVPSSSQPSPGRLLCSVMDFYPAEIQVRWFQGQQELSGHVVATDIVPNGDWTYQLLVLLEIPPQRGLSYTCQVEHVSLEQPLSLHWEMPPDAARSKMLTGIGGFVLGFVFLALGLGFYLRKKSS